The following proteins come from a genomic window of Corynebacterium falsenii:
- the def gene encoding peptide deformylase, which yields MTVLSMRYFGDPVLRTVADAVPEASVGDTHLRTLVADMEETMEHFGGVGLAANQVGVTKRVFVYNCDGDAGHVINPAWEAIGEEQQTGPEGCLSIPEIRGDVTRAQRVRLRGVTVDGDPVDREVEGLLARCVQHETDHLNGVLFLTHLPADQRKQAMQQIRQSEWFNS from the coding sequence ATGACTGTTCTTTCGATGCGCTACTTCGGCGACCCCGTGCTTCGCACCGTTGCCGATGCCGTTCCCGAGGCATCCGTGGGTGACACTCACCTGCGCACCCTCGTTGCCGACATGGAAGAAACCATGGAGCACTTCGGGGGCGTGGGCCTCGCTGCCAACCAAGTGGGCGTGACCAAGCGCGTGTTCGTGTACAACTGCGATGGGGATGCCGGGCACGTCATCAACCCCGCGTGGGAGGCCATCGGCGAGGAGCAGCAGACGGGCCCAGAGGGCTGCCTGTCCATCCCGGAGATTCGCGGCGACGTCACCCGCGCCCAGCGGGTCCGCCTGCGCGGCGTCACCGTGGACGGCGATCCCGTCGACCGGGAGGTCGAGGGGCTGCTGGCCCGCTGTGTGCAGCACGAAACCGATCACCTCAACGGGGTGCTTTTCCTCACTCACCTGCCCGCCGACCAGCGCAAGCAGGCCATGCAGCAGATTCGCCAATCGGAGTGGTTCAACTCATGA
- a CDS encoding primosomal protein N': MTELQNPIVRVLPLLGVPHLDRLFDYRVSEADDLDAQPGAKVRVRFSGRLVDAVVIERRKRSDHTGELKPIERVISPEIVMPPSMWQLAQLLADHYAGVRSDILRSAIPSRHASAEVAGLFGGGQPWEDLYGSLTPTEDLQKASLEAARATMGDYVHGPAFLSAVLDRKSPRASLVAPPGSDVAAIAAAVAAATAWNTSGSALIIVPNKKEVDRVCTALREFVSAAQIITLTAAEGPSARYRRYLSILHGQAKIVVGTRSAALAPLKNLQLIALLGESDDSLVDPRAPYMHARFIAKLRSEVEGTALLVAGVHRSAEVQQWIAEGHVHPLRPTLEAQHAAMPWIRGLGETEHQREVEIHNPGARIPSIGFQAIRQALDNGHPALVQVPRRGYAPALACAACRHPARCRHCNGPLELPGSQDAAPPRCRWCGRSAGQFRCSECGNRTLRMQVIGQDRTVEELGRAFPGIPIVASGGQRVMASVPHKPSVIVATPGAEPHVDGDLYGAALILDPWMPLGREDLRSGEHALRQWMEAAALVRPREEGGAVVIAGDASLPVIQQLIRWDPTGAATRELSLRAEAEFPPAVTMAAIDGSQVAVDQLLECWERPEAAELLGPVELPAGIRLPAGMEKLGAQEARRQARRLIVRIPHDQAHLLGPSLKQAQSVRSTMKGAQPLRVVIDPVRIG, encoded by the coding sequence GTGACCGAACTGCAGAATCCCATCGTGCGGGTATTGCCCCTCCTCGGGGTCCCGCATCTGGATAGGCTGTTCGACTATCGGGTATCTGAAGCCGATGATCTCGACGCCCAACCCGGGGCGAAGGTTCGCGTCCGTTTTTCGGGCCGCCTGGTGGATGCTGTCGTCATTGAGCGGCGGAAGCGCTCTGACCACACCGGGGAGCTTAAACCCATCGAGCGGGTCATCAGCCCAGAGATCGTCATGCCCCCGTCCATGTGGCAACTCGCACAACTACTCGCGGATCACTACGCGGGGGTGCGCTCGGATATTCTGCGCAGCGCGATTCCTTCCCGCCACGCCAGCGCCGAGGTCGCGGGCCTGTTCGGCGGAGGCCAACCGTGGGAGGATCTCTACGGCTCCCTGACACCCACGGAGGACCTGCAAAAAGCGAGCCTGGAGGCCGCGCGCGCAACCATGGGGGACTACGTCCATGGCCCGGCGTTTCTGTCTGCCGTACTCGATAGGAAGTCTCCGCGCGCCTCGCTCGTGGCACCTCCGGGCTCGGATGTGGCCGCTATCGCCGCCGCGGTGGCCGCCGCGACTGCGTGGAATACCTCCGGCAGCGCGCTCATCATCGTCCCGAACAAGAAAGAGGTTGACCGAGTGTGTACGGCCCTGCGGGAGTTCGTCTCGGCCGCGCAGATCATCACCCTCACCGCCGCGGAGGGGCCGAGCGCCCGCTACCGCCGCTACCTCTCGATCCTTCACGGGCAGGCCAAGATCGTGGTGGGCACCCGGTCGGCGGCCCTGGCTCCACTGAAGAATCTGCAGCTCATCGCCCTGCTCGGGGAATCCGATGACAGCCTTGTGGACCCACGGGCTCCCTATATGCACGCCCGCTTCATCGCGAAGCTGCGCAGCGAGGTGGAAGGCACCGCGTTGCTCGTCGCGGGAGTGCATCGTTCGGCCGAGGTGCAGCAGTGGATCGCCGAAGGCCACGTGCATCCTCTGCGCCCCACACTGGAGGCTCAGCACGCGGCCATGCCCTGGATCCGCGGGCTGGGGGAGACCGAGCATCAGCGGGAGGTGGAGATCCACAATCCGGGCGCGCGCATACCCTCGATCGGCTTCCAGGCCATTCGTCAAGCGCTCGACAACGGGCACCCGGCCTTGGTGCAGGTGCCTCGGCGCGGTTACGCCCCAGCGCTGGCCTGCGCGGCGTGCCGCCACCCGGCTCGCTGCCGGCACTGCAACGGCCCGCTGGAGCTGCCCGGCTCCCAGGATGCAGCCCCGCCGCGGTGCCGCTGGTGCGGCCGTTCCGCCGGACAGTTCCGCTGCTCGGAATGCGGCAACCGCACGCTGCGGATGCAGGTGATCGGCCAAGACCGCACCGTGGAGGAACTCGGTCGGGCATTCCCCGGCATACCCATCGTGGCCTCCGGTGGGCAGCGAGTGATGGCGTCAGTTCCACACAAACCCTCCGTCATCGTCGCCACCCCGGGGGCGGAACCCCACGTAGATGGTGACCTCTACGGTGCCGCATTGATCTTGGACCCGTGGATGCCACTCGGCCGAGAAGACTTGCGGAGTGGGGAACATGCCCTGCGGCAGTGGATGGAGGCCGCCGCGCTCGTGCGGCCGCGGGAGGAAGGCGGTGCGGTGGTGATCGCGGGCGATGCGAGCCTGCCGGTGATCCAGCAGCTCATCCGCTGGGACCCCACCGGCGCTGCCACCCGCGAGCTCTCCCTACGCGCCGAGGCGGAGTTCCCGCCCGCCGTCACCATGGCCGCCATCGATGGCTCCCAAGTGGCCGTCGACCAATTGCTGGAGTGCTGGGAGCGGCCCGAAGCAGCTGAGTTGCTGGGGCCGGTGGAACTGCCCGCGGGTATTCGCCTGCCCGCCGGGATGGAGAAGCTGGGGGCCCAGGAGGCTCGTCGCCAAGCCCGGCGCCTCATCGTCCGCATCCCGCATGATCAGGCGCACCTGCTGGGCCCCAGCCTCAAGCAGGCGCAATCAGTGCGTTCCACAATGAAGGGCGCTCAGCCCCTCCGGGTGGTCATTGACCCCGTGCGCATCGGTTAG
- the metK gene encoding methionine adenosyltransferase: MSHRLFTSESVTEGHPDKICDAISDHILDALLAKDPESRVAVETVVTTGLVHVVGEIHTSTYVEIRDIVRSTLLKIGFNSSEMGFDGRTCGVSVAVGDQSEEIAQGVDGSLETRDSAEGDYDESDRQGAGDQGLMFGYATDETPEFMPIPIAIAHRLARRLTEVRKEGIVPHLRPDGKTQVTFAYDADGKPVRLDTVVVSTQHEEGITQAWLEQHIREHVVDYVLSEAELPADIATDDYTLLVNPSGSFTLGGPMGDAGLTGRKIIVDTYGGMARHGGGAFSGKDPSKVDRSGAYAMRWVAKNIVAAGLAKRVEVQVAYAIGRATPVGLYVETFGTETVPVERIQDAVSKTFDLRPAAILRDLDLKRPIYAQTAAYGHFGRTDLDLPWERTDRAEALRAAVGEATDAS; the protein is encoded by the coding sequence TTGTCACACCGTCTATTCACCAGTGAGTCCGTCACTGAAGGGCACCCCGATAAGATCTGCGATGCCATTTCAGACCACATCCTGGATGCGCTCCTGGCGAAGGACCCCGAGTCGCGCGTGGCCGTGGAGACCGTGGTCACCACCGGCCTTGTGCACGTGGTCGGCGAGATCCACACGTCCACCTATGTGGAGATTCGCGACATCGTGCGCTCTACGCTGCTGAAGATCGGCTTCAACAGTTCCGAGATGGGCTTCGATGGCCGCACGTGTGGCGTGTCCGTAGCAGTGGGCGACCAGTCCGAGGAGATCGCCCAGGGCGTCGACGGCTCCCTGGAGACCCGCGACAGCGCCGAGGGTGATTACGACGAGAGCGACCGGCAGGGCGCCGGCGACCAGGGCCTCATGTTCGGCTACGCCACCGACGAGACCCCGGAGTTCATGCCGATTCCCATTGCCATCGCCCACCGCCTCGCACGCCGACTCACCGAGGTTCGCAAGGAGGGCATCGTGCCCCACCTGCGCCCGGACGGCAAGACCCAGGTGACCTTCGCCTACGATGCCGACGGCAAGCCTGTCCGCCTCGACACCGTGGTAGTGTCCACCCAGCACGAAGAGGGCATCACCCAGGCATGGCTGGAGCAGCACATTCGGGAGCACGTGGTGGATTACGTGCTGTCCGAGGCCGAGCTGCCCGCCGATATCGCCACCGACGATTACACCCTGCTCGTTAATCCTTCTGGCTCGTTCACCCTGGGCGGCCCCATGGGCGATGCCGGTCTGACCGGCCGCAAGATCATCGTGGATACCTACGGTGGCATGGCCCGCCACGGCGGCGGCGCGTTCTCCGGCAAGGACCCGAGCAAGGTGGACCGCTCCGGTGCTTACGCCATGCGTTGGGTCGCCAAGAACATCGTCGCCGCCGGCCTGGCCAAGCGCGTGGAGGTGCAGGTCGCCTACGCCATCGGCCGCGCCACCCCGGTCGGCCTGTACGTGGAGACGTTCGGCACGGAGACGGTTCCGGTGGAGCGTATCCAGGACGCCGTGAGCAAGACCTTCGACCTGCGCCCCGCCGCCATCCTGCGGGATCTGGATCTCAAGCGCCCGATCTACGCGCAGACGGCCGCCTACGGTCACTTCGGCCGCACCGACCTGGATCTGCCGTGGGAGCGGACCGACCGTGCCGAGGCCTTGCGGGCCGCGGTAGGGGAAGCCACCGACGCTTCCTAG
- the coaBC gene encoding bifunctional phosphopantothenoylcysteine decarboxylase/phosphopantothenate--cysteine ligase CoaBC — protein sequence MTDQTRETAHTKPLRVVIGVGGGIAAFKAAHLVRFFAEAGHDVRVIPTRSALNFVGAATFEALSGNPVSAEVFDRIDEVQHVRLGQEADLIVIAPATADLLARLAHGRADDLLTSSCLVATCPVVVAPAMHTEMWNHPATQDNVETLRRHGTVVIEPAHGRLTGKDSGPGRLPDPDHIGELALAALDQPEAFRRDLVGKKVLISAGGTHEPLDPVRFLGNASSGRQGYALADVAAQRGAEVTIVSGFTEELPVPSGASIVRVKTARDMLTAMTEQAKEADVVIMAAAVADYRPATVAGSKLKKGSEADLTRIELEENPDILKSIVQQREAGDLPAELTIVGFAAETGDEEHTPLEHATVKLAKKGCDALVANAVGQDKVFGQKVSSGWVLLPQDEQPEPRIIEIPEASKLVVSVAIWNAIADNLLS from the coding sequence GTGACTGATCAAACCAGGGAAACCGCACACACCAAGCCGCTCCGCGTCGTTATCGGCGTAGGGGGCGGCATTGCTGCGTTTAAGGCCGCGCATCTCGTCCGCTTCTTTGCCGAGGCTGGCCACGATGTGCGCGTGATCCCCACGCGCAGCGCCCTGAACTTCGTCGGTGCCGCCACCTTCGAAGCCTTGAGCGGCAATCCGGTGTCCGCGGAAGTCTTCGACCGCATCGACGAGGTGCAGCACGTTCGGCTCGGGCAGGAAGCCGACCTTATCGTCATCGCTCCCGCCACGGCAGACCTTCTGGCGCGTTTGGCGCACGGGCGTGCCGATGATCTACTGACCTCCAGCTGCCTGGTGGCCACCTGCCCGGTGGTCGTGGCTCCGGCTATGCACACCGAGATGTGGAACCACCCCGCCACCCAGGACAACGTGGAGACGTTGCGCCGACACGGCACCGTGGTGATCGAACCGGCGCACGGGCGGCTCACGGGCAAGGATTCCGGCCCCGGTCGATTGCCCGACCCCGATCACATCGGCGAGTTGGCCCTCGCGGCGCTCGATCAGCCCGAAGCCTTCCGGCGCGACCTGGTGGGCAAGAAGGTGCTCATCAGTGCCGGTGGGACGCACGAGCCGTTGGACCCAGTGCGCTTCTTGGGTAATGCCTCGTCTGGGCGTCAAGGCTATGCACTTGCCGATGTGGCGGCACAACGTGGCGCTGAGGTGACCATCGTGTCCGGCTTCACCGAGGAACTACCGGTGCCTTCGGGTGCATCCATCGTGCGGGTCAAGACTGCGCGCGACATGCTCACGGCGATGACCGAGCAGGCCAAGGAGGCGGACGTGGTCATCATGGCGGCAGCCGTGGCGGACTACCGCCCCGCGACGGTGGCGGGTTCCAAGCTGAAGAAGGGCTCGGAGGCGGACCTTACCCGCATCGAGTTGGAGGAAAACCCGGATATCCTCAAATCCATCGTGCAGCAGCGCGAGGCCGGCGATTTGCCTGCCGAGCTGACGATCGTGGGCTTTGCCGCAGAAACCGGCGATGAGGAGCACACACCGTTGGAGCATGCGACCGTGAAGCTGGCGAAGAAGGGCTGCGATGCCCTCGTGGCCAATGCGGTGGGCCAGGACAAGGTGTTCGGGCAGAAAGTGAGTTCCGGGTGGGTGCTCCTGCCACAGGATGAGCAGCCGGAACCGCGCATCATCGAGATTCCGGAAGCATCCAAGTTGGTCGTGTCAGTGGCCATTTGGAATGCGATAGCCGATAACCTATTGAGCTAG
- the rpoZ gene encoding DNA-directed RNA polymerase subunit omega, whose translation MDNQDVNSNDSVFDPPVGITNPPIDELLTKVSSKYALVIFAAKRARQINDYFQTVDEGVFEFVGPLVTPDVQEKPLSIALREINRDLLEHTEG comes from the coding sequence GTGGATAACCAGGACGTTAACTCGAACGACTCTGTCTTCGATCCGCCCGTGGGCATCACCAATCCCCCCATCGACGAGCTGCTGACCAAGGTGTCCTCCAAGTACGCACTGGTCATCTTCGCTGCAAAGCGCGCTCGTCAGATCAACGACTACTTCCAAACCGTGGATGAGGGCGTTTTCGAGTTCGTCGGTCCGTTGGTGACCCCGGACGTTCAGGAAAAGCCCCTGTCTATCGCCCTGCGCGAGATCAATCGGGATCTGCTGGAGCACACCGAAGGGTAA
- the gmk gene encoding guanylate kinase, translating into MSQLGNGRVVVLAGPSAVGKSTVVARLRDEVPRLFFSVSMTTRDPRPGEVDGRDYIYITREQFEENINAGKMLEWAEIHGGLQLSGTPREPVEKAIAEDRPVLIEVDLEGARNVKQLLPESTTVFLAPPSWEVLVDRLTGRGTESEEVIQRRLETAKTEMEATSEFDHVVVNEDVTEAVKEISDLLQS; encoded by the coding sequence TTGAGCCAGCTGGGTAACGGGCGTGTTGTTGTACTCGCGGGCCCGTCTGCGGTGGGGAAGTCCACCGTGGTTGCCCGCTTGCGGGACGAAGTTCCGCGCCTCTTTTTCAGTGTGTCGATGACCACCCGCGATCCCCGGCCCGGCGAGGTCGATGGGCGCGATTACATCTACATCACCCGCGAACAGTTCGAAGAGAACATCAATGCGGGCAAGATGCTGGAGTGGGCAGAGATCCACGGCGGCTTGCAGCTGTCGGGCACTCCGCGGGAGCCGGTGGAAAAGGCGATCGCTGAGGATCGCCCGGTTCTTATCGAGGTGGACCTCGAGGGTGCGCGCAACGTCAAGCAGTTGCTGCCGGAATCCACCACTGTGTTCTTGGCTCCTCCGTCATGGGAGGTACTGGTCGATCGTTTGACTGGGCGCGGTACTGAATCCGAAGAGGTCATTCAGCGTAGGCTGGAGACGGCTAAGACGGAGATGGAGGCAACCTCCGAGTTCGACCATGTGGTGGTCAACGAGGATGTCACCGAGGCCGTCAAGGAAATCAGCGATCTACTGCAGAGCTAA
- the mihF gene encoding integration host factor, actinobacterial type, with amino-acid sequence MALPQLTPEQRAEALKKAAEARKARAELREKLKRGGTDLKQVLKDAETDPILGKMKVSALLVSLPKVGKVKAEEIMNQLEIAPTRRLRGLGDRQRRALLEHFGFED; translated from the coding sequence GTGGCACTTCCCCAGTTGACCCCGGAGCAGCGCGCAGAAGCCCTGAAGAAGGCTGCAGAGGCACGCAAGGCTCGTGCAGAGCTTCGCGAGAAGCTGAAGCGTGGCGGCACCGACCTGAAGCAGGTCTTGAAGGACGCTGAGACCGATCCGATCCTCGGCAAGATGAAGGTTTCGGCTCTGCTGGTATCCCTGCCCAAGGTTGGCAAGGTCAAGGCTGAGGAAATCATGAACCAGCTGGAGATCGCTCCGACCCGTCGTCTGCGTGGTCTGGGCGACCGCCAGCGCCGTGCACTGCTGGAGCACTTCGGTTTCGAGGACTAA
- the pyrF gene encoding orotidine-5'-phosphate decarboxylase gives MSGTASTAGPTNTASTASPACTAHDLTFGQRFLERAASFGPVCVGIDPHASLLEHWGLPVSVKGVEAFTRTCVEAFRDSACVVKPQVAFYEAFGSAGFAILERAIADLRSSGVLVIADAKRGDIGSTMAGYARAWLDDESPLCVDAVTVSPYLGVGSLQPVFDLAEETNRGAIVLAATSNPEAPGLQLATVPSEPSEPSEPNDYENSDTASSDTLTVAQSVVDAVARTNAGHEGAGNMGVVVGATVQQPPSLAQVNGLILMPGVGAQGGTMADVRRIAAGAEQLACPNVSRSVLSHGPGVVALRETLATTTAAILN, from the coding sequence ATGAGTGGTACGGCTAGCACGGCGGGCCCGACAAACACTGCAAGCACTGCAAGCCCAGCATGCACAGCTCATGACCTGACCTTCGGCCAGCGCTTCCTCGAGCGCGCCGCATCGTTCGGGCCCGTGTGCGTCGGCATCGACCCGCACGCAAGCCTCCTCGAGCACTGGGGCCTGCCGGTTTCGGTCAAGGGCGTGGAAGCCTTCACCCGCACGTGCGTGGAGGCCTTCCGCGATAGCGCGTGCGTGGTCAAGCCTCAGGTCGCCTTCTACGAGGCTTTTGGCTCGGCCGGCTTCGCGATCCTCGAGCGTGCCATCGCTGATCTGCGCAGCTCAGGGGTGTTGGTCATCGCCGATGCCAAACGCGGTGACATCGGCTCCACCATGGCTGGGTACGCCCGCGCATGGCTCGATGATGAGTCTCCTTTGTGCGTCGACGCCGTTACGGTGAGCCCGTACCTCGGTGTCGGATCGTTGCAACCGGTGTTCGACTTGGCTGAGGAGACCAACAGGGGAGCGATCGTCCTTGCGGCGACGTCCAACCCAGAGGCCCCCGGCCTGCAGTTGGCGACGGTGCCCAGTGAGCCCAGTGAACCCAGTGAACCCAATGATTACGAGAACAGCGATACGGCATCCAGCGATACGCTGACCGTTGCCCAATCCGTGGTCGACGCCGTGGCGCGCACCAACGCCGGGCACGAGGGAGCTGGGAATATGGGCGTCGTCGTGGGAGCGACGGTGCAGCAACCGCCATCGTTGGCGCAGGTGAATGGCCTCATTCTCATGCCGGGCGTGGGCGCCCAAGGCGGCACGATGGCTGATGTGCGGCGCATTGCTGCAGGTGCGGAGCAGCTGGCGTGCCCGAATGTGTCTCGGAGCGTGCTGTCGCACGGCCCCGGCGTGGTTGCGCTGCGGGAGACGCTCGCCACAACAACTGCAGCAATCTTGAACTAG
- the carB gene encoding carbamoyl-phosphate synthase large subunit encodes MPRREDINHVLVIGSGPIVIGQACEFDYSGTQACRVLKEEGLRVTLINSNPATIMTDPEFADHTYIEPIQPKYIEKIFQKEQEEGHKVDAVLATLGGQTALNAAIQLDRLGILDKYGVELIGADIDAIERGEDRQKFKDIVEKIGGDSARSRVCHNMDEVHEAVAELGLPVVVRPSFTMGGLGSGLAYTQEDLDRIAGGGLAASPEANVLIEESILGWKEFELELMRDGNDNVVVVCSIENVDALGVHTGDSVTVAPSMTLTDREYQVMRDQGIAILREVGVDTGGCNIQFAINPTDGRIITIEMNPRVSRSSALASKATGFPIAKLAAKLAIGYTLDEVRNDITEVTPAAFEPTLDYVIVKAPRFAFEKFPGADDTLTTTMKSVGEAMAVGRNYITGLNKVMRSLESKEAGFWTVSDDAVAGERADDKKAVLEDLRRPTQGRMYDVELALRLGATVDEVYEASGIDPWFLEELKALVDFRQVLVDAPVLDVELLREAKYMGLSDRQIAALRPELAGEDGVRALRWAQGIRPVFKTVDTCAAEFEAKTPYHYSSYELDPEAESEVAPQKDKKKVLILGSGPNRIGQGIEFDYSCVHAALELSRVGYETVMINCNPETVSTDYDTADRLYFEPLTFEDVMEVYHAESESGEIAGVIVQLGGQTPLGLAQRLADAGVPVVGTSPEAINLAEDRGEFGTVLDKAQLPAPEYGTATSFAEAREVASRIGYPVLVRPSYVLGGRGMEIVYDESSLEDYITRATEITSDHPVLVDRFLDSAIEIDVDALCDGENVYLAGVMEHIEEAGIHSGDSACAIPPMTLGDEDIQKVRESTAALAHGIGVKGLMNVQFALKDDTLYVIEANPRASRTVPFVSKATGVQLAKAAARIMLGASIPELIEEGILPGDRDGGSLPQGHPIAVKEAVMPFNRFRSPEGKVLDSLLSPEMKSTGEVMGLDDDFGSAFAKSQEGAFGSLPTSGTVFVSVANRDKRTLLLPIQRLKSLGFNILATHGTAGMLRRNGVECEVVAKISEAQNGQDRTVNDYIRDGAVDLIINTPAGSAGARHDGYDIRAAAVNMGVPCVTTVQGTVAAVQGIEALQGKESTVRPIQEIDHS; translated from the coding sequence TCACCCTCATCAACTCCAACCCGGCCACGATCATGACCGACCCGGAGTTCGCCGACCACACATACATCGAGCCCATCCAGCCGAAGTACATCGAGAAGATCTTCCAAAAAGAGCAGGAAGAGGGCCACAAGGTCGATGCCGTGCTGGCGACCCTGGGTGGCCAGACTGCCCTCAACGCCGCTATCCAGCTCGATCGCCTGGGCATCCTCGATAAGTACGGTGTGGAGCTCATCGGCGCGGACATCGACGCGATCGAGCGCGGCGAAGACCGCCAGAAGTTCAAGGACATCGTGGAGAAGATCGGTGGCGACTCCGCTCGGTCGCGCGTGTGCCACAACATGGACGAAGTGCACGAGGCCGTCGCCGAGCTGGGCCTGCCCGTTGTGGTGCGCCCCTCGTTCACCATGGGCGGGCTGGGATCCGGCCTGGCCTACACCCAGGAGGACCTCGACCGGATCGCCGGCGGTGGACTGGCTGCCAGCCCCGAGGCCAACGTCCTCATCGAAGAGTCCATCCTCGGCTGGAAGGAATTCGAGCTGGAGCTCATGCGCGACGGCAACGATAACGTGGTCGTGGTCTGCTCCATCGAAAACGTCGATGCCCTCGGCGTGCACACCGGCGATTCGGTGACGGTCGCCCCATCCATGACGCTGACCGACCGCGAGTACCAAGTCATGCGCGATCAGGGTATCGCCATTCTTCGCGAGGTCGGCGTGGATACCGGTGGCTGCAACATCCAGTTCGCCATCAACCCCACCGACGGCCGCATCATCACCATCGAGATGAACCCGCGCGTGTCCCGCTCCTCGGCCCTGGCCTCCAAGGCCACCGGCTTCCCGATCGCAAAGCTGGCCGCCAAGCTGGCCATCGGCTACACCCTCGACGAGGTGCGCAACGACATCACCGAGGTCACCCCAGCCGCCTTCGAGCCCACCCTGGACTACGTGATCGTCAAGGCTCCGCGCTTCGCGTTCGAGAAGTTCCCCGGTGCGGACGACACCCTCACCACCACCATGAAGTCCGTGGGTGAGGCCATGGCCGTGGGCCGCAACTACATCACCGGCCTCAACAAGGTCATGCGCTCCCTGGAATCCAAGGAAGCGGGCTTCTGGACCGTCTCCGACGATGCAGTGGCAGGGGAGCGGGCCGACGATAAGAAGGCCGTGCTCGAGGATCTGCGTCGCCCGACTCAGGGCCGGATGTACGACGTTGAGTTGGCGCTGCGCCTCGGCGCCACCGTGGACGAGGTCTACGAGGCGTCCGGCATCGATCCGTGGTTCCTCGAAGAACTCAAGGCTCTGGTTGATTTCCGCCAGGTGCTGGTGGATGCCCCTGTGCTGGATGTGGAGCTGTTGCGCGAGGCCAAGTACATGGGTCTGTCCGACCGCCAGATCGCCGCGCTGCGACCCGAGCTCGCCGGTGAAGACGGCGTGCGCGCCCTGCGCTGGGCCCAGGGTATTCGCCCCGTGTTCAAGACCGTGGATACCTGTGCTGCCGAGTTCGAGGCTAAGACCCCGTACCACTACAGCTCCTACGAGCTGGATCCGGAGGCCGAATCCGAGGTCGCGCCGCAGAAGGATAAGAAGAAGGTCCTCATCCTCGGTTCCGGCCCGAACCGCATCGGCCAGGGCATCGAGTTCGACTACTCCTGTGTGCACGCCGCACTGGAGCTGTCCCGCGTGGGTTACGAGACGGTCATGATAAACTGCAACCCGGAGACCGTCTCCACCGACTACGACACCGCAGATCGCCTCTACTTCGAGCCGCTGACCTTCGAGGACGTCATGGAGGTCTACCACGCCGAGTCCGAGTCCGGCGAGATCGCCGGTGTAATCGTGCAGCTCGGCGGCCAGACCCCACTGGGATTGGCGCAGCGCCTGGCCGACGCCGGTGTGCCCGTGGTGGGCACCAGCCCAGAGGCCATCAACCTGGCCGAGGACCGCGGCGAATTCGGCACCGTGCTGGATAAGGCTCAGCTGCCCGCTCCGGAGTACGGCACCGCCACCAGCTTTGCCGAGGCACGCGAGGTTGCCTCCCGCATCGGCTACCCGGTGCTGGTTCGCCCCTCATACGTTCTGGGTGGTCGCGGCATGGAGATTGTCTACGACGAGTCTTCCCTGGAGGACTACATCACCCGCGCCACCGAGATCACCAGCGATCACCCGGTGCTTGTGGACCGCTTCCTCGATTCCGCCATTGAGATTGACGTGGATGCTCTCTGCGACGGCGAGAACGTTTACCTCGCCGGCGTGATGGAGCACATCGAGGAGGCCGGTATCCACTCCGGCGACTCCGCTTGCGCTATCCCACCGATGACCTTGGGCGATGAGGACATCCAAAAGGTCCGAGAGTCCACCGCAGCCCTGGCCCACGGCATCGGCGTGAAGGGCCTGATGAACGTGCAGTTCGCCCTCAAGGATGACACCCTCTACGTCATCGAGGCGAACCCGCGTGCTTCCCGCACCGTGCCGTTCGTCTCCAAGGCCACCGGCGTGCAACTCGCCAAGGCTGCTGCGCGCATCATGCTCGGCGCATCCATCCCGGAGCTCATTGAGGAGGGCATCCTGCCGGGCGATCGCGACGGCGGTTCCCTGCCGCAGGGCCACCCGATCGCGGTGAAAGAAGCCGTGATGCCGTTCAACCGCTTCCGCAGCCCCGAGGGCAAGGTCCTGGATTCCCTGCTCAGCCCGGAGATGAAGTCCACCGGCGAGGTCATGGGTCTCGACGACGACTTCGGCAGCGCCTTCGCCAAGTCCCAGGAGGGAGCGTTTGGCTCCCTGCCGACCTCCGGCACCGTCTTCGTGTCCGTGGCCAACCGCGACAAGCGCACGCTGCTCCTGCCGATCCAGCGGTTGAAGTCCCTGGGCTTCAACATCCTGGCCACGCACGGCACCGCGGGCATGTTGCGCCGCAACGGTGTGGAGTGCGAGGTCGTGGCCAAGATTTCCGAGGCACAGAATGGCCAGGACCGTACGGTCAACGACTACATCCGCGACGGTGCAGTTGACCTCATCATCAACACCCCGGCCGGATCCGCGGGCGCCCGCCACGATGGATACGACATCCGCGCTGCAGCGGTGAACATGGGCGTGCCGTGTGTCACGACAGTTCAGGGCACCGTCGCCGCAGTGCAGGGTATCGAGGCCCTTCAGGGTAAGGAGTCCACGGTGCGCCCGATCCAGGAGATCGATCACTCATGA